The proteins below come from a single Mycolicibacterium sp. TY81 genomic window:
- a CDS encoding DUF5078 domain-containing protein has product MVQIKRGLKRAGTAVAALGAVATTLAGPAAADATDDYPIPHRIIITTCDAEQYLAAARDTSPVYYSRYMIDMHNRPADIQQMAQDRIHWFFSLDPVGRRQYSEDTATNVYYEQVATHWGNWAKIFFNNKGVVAKATDVCQNYPKGDLSVWNWVQAP; this is encoded by the coding sequence ATGGTCCAGATCAAGCGTGGCCTGAAGCGCGCCGGTACCGCGGTCGCAGCCCTGGGCGCGGTCGCGACGACGCTCGCCGGACCGGCAGCCGCCGATGCCACCGACGACTACCCGATCCCCCACCGCATCATCATCACCACCTGTGATGCCGAGCAGTACCTGGCCGCCGCCCGCGACACCAGCCCGGTCTACTACTCGCGGTACATGATCGACATGCACAACCGCCCGGCCGACATCCAGCAGATGGCCCAGGACCGCATCCACTGGTTCTTCTCGCTCGACCCGGTCGGCCGCCGCCAGTACTCCGAGGACACCGCCACCAACGTCTACTACGAGCAGGTGGCCACGCACTGGGGCAACTGGGCCAAGATCTTCTTCAATAACAAGGGCGTCGTCGCCAAGGCCACCGACGTCTGCCAGAACTACCCCAAGGGCGACCTGAGCGTCTGGAACTGGGTCCAGGCACCGTAG
- a CDS encoding RND family transporter, with product MTQPTDEDTVIFPKAEQPPHRPLIARLIRTFAIPVILFWIGVIVFLGSAVPSLDEVGKMRSVSMSPDQAASVIATKRVGEVFQEFKSNSSVMVVLEGDQPLGAEAHAYYDEMIKKLQADTTHVEHIQDFWSDPLTAAGSQSNDGKASYVQVYLRGNQGEALANESVQAAQDIIKSIKTPPGLKVYVTGPAALAADQHIAGDRSVKMIEGVTFLVIIVTLLLVYRSFITVLLTLLMVVLELSAAQGVVAALGFYDIIGLSTFATNLLVTLAIAAATDYAIFLIGRYQEARGAGESREDAYYTMFEGTAHVVLGSGLTVAGATFCLHFTRMPYFVSLGVPLAIGMITVVFAALTLGPAVISLASRFRKTLEPKRAMRVRGWRKLGAVVVRWPAPILVGTIALSLVGLLTLPGYEPAYNDRLYLPADIPANEGYAAADRHFSPARMNPELMLIESDHDLRNSADFLVIDKIAKAIFKVPGVSRSQTITRPEGKPIEHTSIPFLMSMSGTSQKMNEKYAQDSMANMLKQANDMQINIDTMKKMQGITTQMAATTHSMVAKMVNMTLDVADLRDHISDFDDFFRPIRNYLYWEPHCYDIPVCWTMRSVFDTLDGIDTMTDDIQNLMPDMLKLDKLMPQMVALMPEMISTMTNMKQYMLTMYQTQKGLQDQMQAQQDNASAMGEAFDNSRNDDSFYLPPEVFDNAEFKRGMKNFISPDGKAVRLIISHEGEPMSAEGISHIDAIKNAAKEAIKGTPLEGSRIYLGGTAATFKDLQEGADYDLLIAGISALALIFVIMLIITRSVVAAAVIVGTVVLSLGASFGLSVLLWQHLIGLNLHWMVIAMAVIILLAVGADYNLLLVARFKEEIHAGLNTGIIRSMGGTGSVVTSAGLVFAFTMMSMAVSELHVVGQVGTTIGLGLLFDTLIIRSLMTPAIAALMGKWFWWPQRVRQRPVPEPWPQPKPTGELQSASSSTGI from the coding sequence ATGACACAGCCAACAGACGAAGACACCGTCATCTTCCCGAAGGCCGAGCAGCCGCCGCACCGGCCGCTCATCGCCCGCCTGATCCGCACCTTCGCGATCCCGGTCATCCTCTTCTGGATCGGCGTCATCGTCTTCCTCGGCAGCGCCGTCCCGTCGCTCGACGAGGTCGGCAAGATGCGCTCGGTCTCCATGTCGCCGGACCAGGCCGCGTCGGTCATCGCGACGAAGCGCGTCGGCGAGGTGTTCCAGGAGTTCAAGTCGAACAGCTCGGTCATGGTCGTGCTGGAAGGCGATCAGCCGCTCGGCGCAGAGGCACATGCCTACTACGACGAGATGATCAAGAAGCTCCAGGCCGACACCACGCATGTCGAGCACATCCAGGACTTCTGGAGCGACCCGCTCACCGCCGCCGGCTCCCAGAGCAATGACGGCAAGGCCTCATACGTCCAGGTCTACCTGCGCGGTAATCAGGGCGAGGCGCTGGCCAACGAGTCCGTTCAGGCCGCGCAGGACATCATCAAGAGCATCAAGACGCCGCCCGGCCTGAAGGTCTACGTGACCGGCCCCGCGGCACTGGCGGCGGATCAGCACATCGCCGGTGACCGCAGCGTCAAGATGATCGAGGGCGTCACGTTCCTCGTCATCATCGTCACCCTGCTGCTGGTGTACCGGTCGTTCATCACCGTGCTGCTGACGTTGCTGATGGTGGTCCTCGAGCTGTCCGCGGCACAGGGCGTCGTCGCGGCGCTGGGCTTCTACGACATCATCGGTCTGTCGACCTTCGCCACCAACCTGCTGGTCACGCTGGCCATCGCCGCAGCCACCGACTACGCCATCTTCCTGATCGGCCGGTATCAGGAGGCGCGCGGCGCGGGCGAATCCCGCGAAGACGCCTACTACACGATGTTCGAGGGCACCGCCCACGTCGTGCTCGGCTCCGGCCTGACCGTCGCCGGCGCCACGTTCTGTCTGCACTTCACCCGCATGCCGTACTTCGTGTCGCTCGGCGTCCCGCTGGCCATCGGCATGATCACCGTGGTGTTCGCCGCCCTGACCCTGGGCCCGGCCGTGATCTCGCTCGCCAGCCGGTTCCGCAAGACGCTCGAGCCCAAGCGCGCCATGCGCGTGCGCGGCTGGCGCAAGCTCGGCGCCGTCGTGGTCCGGTGGCCGGCTCCCATCCTGGTCGGCACCATCGCGCTGTCCCTGGTCGGCCTTCTGACGCTGCCGGGTTACGAGCCCGCCTACAACGACCGCCTGTACCTGCCCGCCGACATCCCCGCCAACGAGGGCTATGCGGCGGCGGACCGGCACTTCTCGCCGGCCCGGATGAACCCCGAGTTGATGCTCATCGAGAGCGACCACGATCTGCGCAACTCCGCCGACTTCCTGGTGATCGACAAGATCGCCAAGGCCATCTTCAAGGTCCCCGGCGTCTCGCGGTCGCAGACGATCACGCGCCCCGAGGGCAAGCCGATCGAGCACACCTCGATCCCGTTCCTGATGAGCATGAGCGGCACCTCTCAGAAGATGAACGAGAAGTACGCGCAGGACTCGATGGCCAACATGCTCAAGCAGGCCAACGACATGCAGATCAACATCGACACGATGAAGAAGATGCAGGGCATCACCACCCAGATGGCGGCCACCACGCACAGCATGGTCGCCAAGATGGTGAACATGACCCTGGACGTGGCCGACCTGCGCGACCACATCTCGGACTTCGACGACTTCTTCCGGCCGATCCGCAACTACCTGTACTGGGAACCGCACTGCTACGACATCCCGGTCTGCTGGACCATGCGCTCGGTCTTCGACACCCTCGACGGCATCGACACCATGACCGACGACATCCAGAACCTGATGCCGGACATGTTGAAGCTCGACAAGCTGATGCCTCAGATGGTCGCGTTGATGCCCGAGATGATCTCGACGATGACCAACATGAAGCAGTACATGCTGACCATGTACCAGACCCAGAAAGGTCTGCAGGATCAGATGCAGGCGCAGCAGGACAACGCGAGCGCCATGGGCGAGGCGTTCGACAACTCCCGCAACGACGACTCGTTCTACCTGCCGCCCGAGGTCTTCGACAACGCCGAATTCAAGCGCGGCATGAAGAACTTCATCTCGCCCGACGGCAAAGCCGTGCGGCTGATCATCTCGCATGAGGGCGAACCGATGAGTGCCGAAGGCATCTCGCACATCGACGCGATCAAGAACGCCGCCAAGGAGGCCATCAAGGGCACTCCCCTGGAGGGCTCCAGGATCTACCTCGGCGGCACCGCGGCGACCTTCAAGGATCTGCAGGAGGGCGCCGACTACGACCTGCTGATCGCCGGAATCTCCGCCCTCGCACTGATTTTCGTCATCATGCTGATCATCACGCGGTCCGTGGTGGCCGCGGCGGTCATCGTGGGCACCGTGGTGCTCTCACTCGGCGCATCATTCGGTCTGTCGGTTCTGCTGTGGCAGCACCTGATCGGGCTCAACCTGCACTGGATGGTCATCGCGATGGCGGTCATCATCCTGCTGGCCGTCGGCGCGGACTACAACCTGCTGCTCGTCGCCCGGTTCAAGGAAGAGATCCACGCCGGCCTCAACACCGGCATCATCCGGTCGATGGGCGGCACCGGTTCCGTGGTCACCTCGGCCGGCCTGGTCTTCGCCTTCACCATGATGTCCATGGCGGTCAGTGAGCTGCACGTGGTCGGTCAGGTGGGAACAACCATCGGTCTGGGTCTGTTGTTCGACACGTTGATCATCCGATCTCTGATGACACCGGCCATCGCCGCCCTGATGGGCAAGTGGTTCTGGTGGCCGCAGCGGGTGCGTCAGCGTCCGGTGCCAGAGCCGTGGCCCCAGCCCAAGCCGACCGGCGAACTGCAATCAGCCTCCAGCAGCACAGGTATCTAG
- a CDS encoding MmpS family transport accessory protein, producing MIGNALKKAWIPLLILAVALVAGFTVQRVRTYFGQNPVIVTPRNFADDAKPFKPKVVTYEITGTGSYADINYLDLDAKPQRIDHAPLPWKLTLSTTAPAASPNIVAQGDGDSITCTVHVDDELKDTRTSTGVHAQTFCLVKSA from the coding sequence GTGATCGGCAATGCGCTCAAGAAGGCGTGGATCCCGTTGCTCATCCTCGCCGTGGCCCTCGTCGCCGGCTTCACCGTGCAGCGCGTACGCACCTACTTCGGCCAGAACCCCGTCATCGTCACCCCACGCAACTTCGCCGACGATGCCAAACCGTTCAAACCCAAGGTCGTCACCTACGAGATCACCGGCACCGGCAGCTACGCCGACATCAACTACCTCGACCTGGACGCCAAGCCCCAGCGCATCGACCACGCGCCGCTGCCCTGGAAGCTCACCCTGTCCACCACCGCACCGGCAGCATCGCCCAACATCGTCGCCCAGGGCGACGGTGACTCCATCACCTGCACCGTCCACGTCGACGACGAACTCAAAGACACCCGCACCTCCACCGGCGTGCACGCCCAGACCTTCTGCCTGGTGAAATCCGCATGA
- a CDS encoding DUF732 domain-containing protein, with protein MKARTLVAVAGAVAAAVTMAAPAQADPDTDFANQLHTYGIYGPKDYNAWIGKITCQRLDNNVDHSATDSAAFLKKNLPRNSSSEQQVYQFLNAAFDTYCPEKHDLLVALAH; from the coding sequence ATGAAGGCACGCACTCTGGTCGCAGTTGCGGGTGCCGTGGCGGCTGCCGTCACCATGGCGGCTCCCGCGCAGGCCGACCCCGACACCGATTTCGCCAACCAGCTGCACACCTACGGGATCTACGGCCCCAAGGACTACAACGCCTGGATCGGCAAGATCACCTGTCAGCGGCTCGACAACAACGTCGACCACAGCGCCACCGACTCGGCGGCGTTCCTGAAGAAGAACCTGCCCCGCAACAGCAGCTCGGAGCAGCAGGTGTACCAGTTCCTCAACGCCGCTTTCGACACGTACTGCCCCGAGAAGCACGACCTGCTGGTCGCGCTCGCGCACTAG